A stretch of the Apteryx mantelli isolate bAptMan1 chromosome 3, bAptMan1.hap1, whole genome shotgun sequence genome encodes the following:
- the PIGM gene encoding GPI mannosyltransferase 1 has translation MAARWPGLRWALGAALAARLALVLYGARQDAALRVRYTDVDYRVFTDAARLVTAGRSPYARATYRYTPLLAWLLTPSVHLAEAFGKLLFVAGDLAAAGVAYRALLRRGAAAGPACTCCAAAWLFNPLPMAVSSRGNAEALVALLVLAALYYTEGGSMGKAAACYGLAVHLKIYPLTYALPIALHLQGQSKRRGSGGAANAGRCGRARFPLLRYLWQLLVNRDVLLFGTVAGSVLGALTVVFYYLYGWEFLEHAYLYHLTRRDIRHNFSPYFYMLYLTAESKWSFALGLAAFLPQLLLLLVVSIAFYRDLAFCCFLHTAIFIALKPALKCKYKMWKVEVKRRKELLELSIWSKGS, from the exons ATGGCGGCGCGGtggccggggctgcgctgggcgCTGGGCGCGGCGCTGGCGGCGAGGCTGGCTCTGGTGCTGTACGGGGCGCGGCAGGACGCGGCGCTGCGAGTGCGCTACACCGACGTCGACTACCGGGTGTTCACGGACGCCGCGCGGCTGGTGACGGCGGGGCGCTCGCCCTACGCGCGGGCCACCTACCGCTACACGCCGCTGCTGGCCTGGCTCCTCACGCCCAGCGTCCACCTGGCCGAGGCCTTCGGGAAGCTGCTCTTCGTGGCCGGGGACCTGGCGGCCGCCGGCGTGGCCTACCGGGCCctgctgcggcgcggcgcggccgccggcccggcctgcACCTGCTGCGCGGCGGCCTGGCTCTTcaaccccctgcccatggctgtgtCCAGCCGCGGCAACGCCGAGGCCCTGGTGGCCCTGCTGGTGCTCGCTGCCCTCTACTACACGGAGGGCGGCAGCATGGGCAAGGCCGctgcctgctacgggctcgccgTGCACTTGAAGATATACCCGCTGACTTACGCGCTGCCCATCGCGCTGCATCTGCAGGGCCAGAGCAAGCGGCGCGGCAGCGGAGGGGCCGCGAACGCGGGGCGCTGCGGAAGGGCAAGGTTTCCCTTGCTCAGGTACCTCTGGCAGCTCCTCGTAAACCGCGACGTGCTGCTTTTTGGAACAGTTGCTGGATCTGTGCTGGGTGCCTTGACCGTTGTGTTTTACTACCTCTACGGCTGGGAGTTTTTGGAGCATGCCTACCTCTACCACCTGACCAGGAGGGATATCCGTCATAACTTCTCTCCCTATTTCTACATGTTGTATTTAACTGCAGAGAGCAAATGGAGTTTTGCCCTTGGGCTCGCAGCCTTCCTGCCCCAGCTGCTTCTGCTCCTGGTTGTGTCCATAGCGTTTTACAGAGACCTTGCCTTCTGTTGTTTCCTACACACTGCTATTTTT ATTGCACTGAAACCAGCCCTGAAATGCAAGTACAAGATGTGGAAAGTGgaagtgaaaagaagaaaagaacttttAGAACTTAGCATATGGTCCAAAGGCTCATGA